A window from uncultured Desulfobacter sp. encodes these proteins:
- the ercA gene encoding alcohol dehydrogenase-like regulatory protein ErcA codes for MSNASLLKLRKFLVPEIVYGQGAITLSGRHAENLGASKAFIVTDPGVRKSGWTTIVEKSLKNYGIDYTIFDCVTENPKDHEVMSGVEICRRKGCDLIISVGGGSPMDCAKGIGVMMGNPGNIRDYEGVDMIPNPGPPLIFIPTTAGSSADVSQFAIITDTSKEGKIALISKMVIPDIALIDPETTITMPPGLTAATGMDALCHAFEAYVSNAASALTDMAALSSAEIIFDNLYRAFKEPDNIIYRDKMMTASLMAGLAFSNASLGLVHGMAHSLGGAIGIAHGECNALLLEHVVQFNYLAASEKYDRLAKALHIDLSGMKGQEKGNAIAYKIAELRNRLGINRKLAEYGVKRSDIDMLSEFALNDPCLATNPKEADLEDIKGIYFQIYE; via the coding sequence ATGAGCAACGCTTCTCTTCTAAAGCTTAGAAAATTTTTGGTCCCAGAAATTGTTTATGGACAAGGAGCGATAACCTTGTCTGGTCGTCATGCAGAAAATTTGGGGGCATCCAAAGCGTTTATTGTGACCGACCCTGGTGTACGAAAATCAGGATGGACGACGATCGTAGAAAAAAGTCTGAAAAATTATGGCATAGACTATACCATATTTGACTGTGTAACGGAAAATCCCAAGGACCATGAGGTGATGTCTGGCGTTGAAATTTGCAGAAGGAAGGGCTGTGACCTGATTATTTCCGTCGGGGGCGGAAGCCCGATGGATTGTGCGAAAGGGATCGGCGTAATGATGGGTAATCCAGGTAATATTCGCGATTACGAGGGCGTAGATATGATTCCAAATCCCGGACCGCCGTTGATTTTTATTCCGACAACTGCCGGTTCGTCGGCTGATGTTTCCCAATTTGCCATTATTACGGATACTTCTAAAGAGGGTAAAATCGCGTTGATCAGTAAAATGGTCATCCCGGATATCGCGCTCATTGATCCGGAAACCACAATCACCATGCCTCCTGGGCTGACTGCTGCCACGGGAATGGACGCACTTTGCCATGCCTTTGAAGCGTATGTATCAAACGCGGCCTCTGCCTTGACGGATATGGCTGCCCTTTCCTCTGCAGAAATTATTTTTGATAATCTGTACAGGGCCTTTAAAGAGCCGGATAATATTATTTACCGGGATAAAATGATGACGGCAAGTTTAATGGCAGGACTTGCGTTTTCTAATGCAAGCCTTGGGTTGGTTCACGGGATGGCACACAGCCTTGGCGGGGCAATAGGAATCGCCCACGGTGAATGTAATGCCCTTTTGCTTGAACATGTTGTTCAATTCAATTACCTGGCCGCTTCTGAAAAATATGACAGATTGGCAAAAGCCCTTCACATTGATTTATCAGGCATGAAGGGTCAGGAAAAAGGTAATGCAATCGCTTACAAAATAGCGGAGTTGCGAAACCGTCTGGGTATTAACAGAAAACTTGCTGAGTATGGTGTTAAACGTTCTGATATTGACATGCTATCCGAATTTGCCCTGAATGATCCATGTCTGGCCACAAACCCCAAAGAGGCGGATTTGGAAGATATCAAGGGTATATATTTTCAAATTTATGAATAA